From a region of the Streptacidiphilus albus JL83 genome:
- a CDS encoding SGNH/GDSL hydrolase family protein produces MRPTRARSLRTTARTALATLSVLGLGTGLLAAAAPADASATGYAALGDSYSSGVGSGSYISSSGDCEQSTLAYPYLWQAANHPSSFDFAACSGATTSDVLSSQLSGLNSSIGLVSISIGGNDAGFASTMETCVLDGTSACLSAVSTAESFTNTQLAGKLDSVYAAIHADAPNAHVVVLGYPHLYQVPGDCLFGISDTSRNAINGAADDLDGVIANEAAKAGFAFADVRSAFNGHEICSDDSWLHSTTLPIDESYHPTSTGQADGYLPAFTADAG; encoded by the coding sequence ATGCGCCCAACCCGCGCACGCTCGCTCCGCACCACCGCCCGGACCGCTCTCGCCACCCTCTCCGTGCTCGGCCTCGGCACCGGCCTGCTCGCCGCCGCCGCGCCCGCCGACGCGTCCGCGACCGGCTACGCCGCCCTCGGCGACTCCTACTCCTCCGGGGTCGGATCGGGGAGCTACATCAGCTCCAGCGGCGACTGCGAGCAGAGCACCCTGGCCTACCCCTACCTCTGGCAGGCCGCCAACCACCCCTCGTCCTTCGACTTCGCGGCCTGTTCCGGTGCCACCACCTCGGATGTGCTGAGCAGTCAGCTCTCCGGCCTCAACTCCTCCATCGGGCTGGTCAGCATCAGCATCGGCGGCAACGACGCCGGCTTCGCCTCCACCATGGAGACCTGCGTGCTGGACGGCACCAGTGCCTGCCTCAGCGCGGTGTCCACCGCCGAGAGCTTCACCAACACCCAGCTCGCCGGCAAGCTGGACAGCGTCTACGCGGCCATCCATGCCGACGCGCCCAACGCCCACGTCGTGGTCCTCGGCTACCCGCACCTCTACCAGGTGCCGGGGGACTGCCTGTTCGGCATCAGCGACACCTCCCGCAACGCCATCAACGGCGCGGCCGACGACCTCGACGGGGTGATCGCCAACGAGGCGGCCAAGGCCGGCTTCGCCTTCGCCGACGTCCGCTCCGCCTTCAACGGCCACGAGATCTGCTCCGACGACTCCTGGCTGCACAGCACCACGCTGCCGATCGACGAGTCGTACCACCCGACCTCGACCGGCCAGGCCGACGGCTACCTGCCGGCC
- a CDS encoding secondary thiamine-phosphate synthase enzyme YjbQ — translation MAFTTRTFDVTTGSQETALDITDRCAAFLQEVAPGADGLLNVFVPHATAGVAVIETGAGSDDDLLAALRELLPADGRWRHRHGSPGHGRDHVLPGLVAPHATLPVLDGRLALGTWQSVVLVDTNGDNPRRTVRLSFLA, via the coding sequence ATGGCATTCACCACGCGGACCTTCGACGTCACCACCGGCAGCCAGGAGACGGCGCTGGACATCACCGACCGCTGCGCAGCCTTCCTCCAGGAGGTCGCCCCCGGGGCGGACGGGCTGCTGAACGTCTTCGTCCCGCACGCCACCGCCGGGGTCGCGGTGATCGAGACCGGCGCGGGCAGCGACGACGACCTGCTGGCCGCGCTGCGCGAGCTGCTTCCGGCGGACGGCCGCTGGCGGCACCGGCACGGCAGTCCCGGCCACGGCCGGGATCACGTGCTGCCGGGGCTGGTAGCCCCGCACGCGACCCTGCCGGTGCTGGACGGGCGACTCGCCCTGGGCACCTGGCAGTCCGTGGTGCTGGTGGACACCAACGGCGACAACCCGCGCCGAACGGTCCGACTGTCCTTCCTCGCCTGA